One genomic region from Campylobacter concisus encodes:
- a CDS encoding ABC transporter permease, whose product MTANSKFFYNTIYKSLKNGSSRVMVIVISILLGACVCAAFVNVYLDIDSKVSRELKTYGANMIFAPKDMATSDDMSEKTYNEMIAKVPKDKLLGESGYLFAQANIGPTNAIVMGTKFSNLKKVKPFLDVRDGTMINVDFDDKNVLIGVDLARQAGFKAGDDIEIRAIGSNESINVKIKGVVASGDKEDALLITSLSLAQKISNKAGKINYAEAVVLGNFDEITSLAKTISNDEIAAKPVAKVSKSEGYILEKIKLLMALVSLVILLITSMCVNTTLSAILLSRSKEIALLRAIGASKKDVLKLFGFETFVTALISALVGAFLGYLLAQILGYAIFDSSIDFRILSIPVAVIISLLFAAIAAFYPIKRALNNKMADTLRGE is encoded by the coding sequence ATGACCGCAAATAGCAAATTCTTTTACAATACAATTTATAAAAGTTTAAAAAACGGCTCATCAAGAGTAATGGTCATCGTGATCTCTATCTTACTTGGAGCATGCGTGTGTGCTGCGTTTGTCAATGTCTATCTTGACATAGACTCTAAGGTCTCACGCGAGCTAAAAACTTATGGCGCAAATATGATCTTTGCTCCAAAAGATATGGCTACAAGCGATGATATGAGTGAAAAAACTTACAATGAAATGATCGCTAAAGTGCCAAAAGACAAGCTTCTTGGTGAGAGCGGTTATCTCTTTGCTCAGGCAAATATCGGTCCAACAAACGCTATCGTCATGGGAACAAAATTTAGCAATCTAAAAAAAGTTAAACCATTTTTAGATGTTAGAGATGGAACGATGATAAATGTTGATTTTGACGATAAAAATGTGCTAATAGGCGTCGATCTAGCTCGTCAGGCTGGCTTTAAAGCAGGCGATGATATAGAAATTCGCGCCATTGGCTCAAATGAGAGCATAAATGTAAAGATAAAAGGCGTAGTCGCAAGCGGCGATAAAGAGGATGCACTTTTGATCACGTCACTATCTTTGGCTCAAAAAATTTCAAATAAAGCTGGCAAAATAAACTATGCTGAAGCTGTTGTGCTTGGTAACTTTGACGAGATAACATCGCTCGCAAAGACTATTAGTAATGATGAAATAGCTGCAAAACCAGTGGCAAAGGTCTCAAAGTCTGAGGGCTATATTTTGGAGAAAATAAAGCTATTAATGGCACTTGTTAGCCTTGTTATTTTGCTCATTACTTCAATGTGCGTAAACACAACGCTTAGTGCTATCTTGCTCTCTCGCTCAAAGGAGATCGCACTTCTAAGAGCCATAGGTGCAAGCAAAAAAGATGTATTAAAGCTATTTGGCTTTGAGACATTTGTGACAGCGCTCATCTCAGCATTAGTTGGTGCATTTTTAGGATATTTACTAGCTCAAATTTTAGGTTATGCGATATTTGATTCTAGTATTGATTTTAGAATTTTAAGCATCCCAGTAGCTGTGATAATATCGCTTTTATTTGCAGCGATCGCAGCATTTTATCCGATCAAACGGGCACTTAATAATAAAATGGCAGATACATTAAGAGGAGAATGA
- a CDS encoding TlpA family protein disulfide reductase, with amino-acid sequence MRYKILFLCLVSALVMGCVKQYEKHHITLNDSSGIDTQFFPTEKRLKIDDKPYMLFFFGTDCGVCKAAIPDLNTLEKEYGKEVQFIGILGPSKGFDKDIELLKEHNITFKTTSDKVSVDYFSKAVGGVMGVPVIYFFDKDGKMRSKFIGLTPKSVLESAIRSLL; translated from the coding sequence ATGAGATATAAAATTTTATTTTTATGTCTAGTCTCAGCCCTAGTTATGGGCTGCGTCAAGCAGTATGAGAAGCATCATATCACGCTAAATGACTCAAGCGGCATTGATACGCAATTTTTCCCAACAGAAAAGCGCCTAAAGATAGACGATAAGCCATATATGCTATTTTTCTTTGGCACTGACTGCGGAGTATGCAAGGCCGCAATACCTGATCTAAATACGCTTGAAAAAGAGTATGGTAAAGAGGTTCAATTCATAGGAATTTTGGGGCCTAGCAAGGGTTTTGATAAAGATATTGAGCTTTTAAAAGAGCACAACATTACATTTAAAACTACGAGTGACAAGGTTTCAGTTGATTACTTTAGCAAGGCAGTTGGTGGCGTCATGGGTGTGCCAGTTATCTATTTTTTTGATAAAGATGGTAAGATGCGATCAAAATTTATCGGTCTTACACCAAAAAGCGTACTTGAAAGTGCTATAAGATCGCTCTTGTAG
- a CDS encoding ABC transporter ATP-binding protein: MQNALELKNICKIFGDVKALDDINFEVKKGEWVSVMGPSGSGKSTLVNILSLMDTPSSGTYMLGGDDASNLNADDTLKFRREKIGLIFQQFHLVPYLSALENVMIAQYYHSSVDEEDAKKALEAVGLSHRLTHRPSQLSGGEQQRLCIARSLINDPEILIADEPTGNLDEANERVILDLFCKLRKDGKTILLVTHNPDLGEYGDKIVYLRHGKLEKIRTIENPKVPNEI; encoded by the coding sequence ATGCAAAATGCACTAGAATTAAAAAATATTTGTAAAATTTTTGGCGATGTTAAAGCACTTGATGATATAAATTTTGAGGTTAAAAAAGGCGAGTGGGTCAGCGTCATGGGACCAAGTGGTAGTGGTAAGAGCACGCTTGTAAATATCCTTTCACTAATGGATACTCCAAGTAGTGGTACTTATATGCTTGGTGGCGATGATGCGAGCAATCTAAATGCTGATGATACACTTAAATTTAGACGCGAGAAAATCGGTCTTATTTTTCAGCAGTTTCACTTAGTGCCATATCTTAGCGCACTTGAAAATGTGATGATCGCTCAGTACTATCACAGCTCAGTTGATGAAGAGGACGCTAAAAAGGCACTCGAGGCAGTTGGTCTTTCACATAGGCTAACGCACAGACCAAGTCAGCTAAGTGGTGGTGAGCAACAACGCCTTTGTATCGCACGCTCGCTCATAAACGATCCTGAAATTTTAATAGCAGATGAGCCAACTGGTAACCTTGATGAAGCAAATGAAAGAGTTATACTTGATCTATTTTGCAAGCTAAGAAAAGATGGAAAAACTATTCTTCTAGTAACTCACAACCCTGATCTCGGCGAGTATGGCGATAAGATCGTCTATCTAAGACATGGCAAGCTAGAGAAAATTCGCACTATTGAAAACCCAAAGGTACCAAATGAGATATAA
- a CDS encoding DUF2920 family protein: MLVDGSYEISSCDDIELGIKRSSPLSFYSCYDDAKDAKALLVIIPGLGEDSDLGYRANLIRTMAESYDVACISVDYHCIGNRPQLGAKFGLDDIDREILTRELSSIGINLPIDLKSIDCHEKVDLLLKFLSKEITIRKERDILPADFRLNASITMVPTKNEYQNFGVMQAMDVLNAVLYTKKYINNAKFEHLPVIMVGSSHGGYLAHMCAKIAPWLVDAVIDNSSYAIFLWRLIGFGKEINFTNYFCFGTDTLYQNLYIYFFDKTYWTLNEKSPYYFIDAREEIRNILNLDHLNVQSSYKKPIYVSYHCICDKEIAPAKDKIELYEALKKLKFDATLHMVKDESEVDGKFIKFLAHGMGMSYKLLLQKELPSMMEKILSQKNNKSSKSIEYKCGDTIYKFSEVLDQINLEILDIA, from the coding sequence ATGCTAGTTGATGGAAGCTATGAAATTTCATCTTGTGATGATATTGAACTTGGTATAAAAAGAAGCTCTCCTCTCTCCTTTTATTCCTGTTATGACGATGCCAAGGACGCAAAAGCCCTCTTGGTGATTATTCCTGGGCTTGGAGAAGACTCTGATCTTGGATATAGAGCCAATCTTATTCGGACTATGGCAGAGAGTTATGATGTTGCATGCATTAGTGTGGATTATCACTGCATAGGCAACCGCCCACAGCTTGGGGCGAAATTTGGGCTTGATGATATAGATCGTGAAATCTTAACAAGAGAACTATCAAGTATAGGTATAAATTTACCAATTGATCTAAAAAGTATCGACTGCCACGAGAAGGTTGATTTGCTACTTAAATTTCTCAGCAAAGAGATTACTATTCGAAAAGAGAGAGATATTTTGCCGGCTGATTTTAGACTAAATGCTAGCATTACGATGGTGCCAACAAAAAATGAATATCAAAATTTTGGCGTTATGCAAGCAATGGATGTGCTAAATGCTGTGCTTTATACAAAAAAATATATAAATAATGCCAAATTTGAACATCTGCCAGTGATAATGGTAGGCAGCTCACATGGTGGATATCTGGCACATATGTGTGCTAAGATCGCTCCATGGCTAGTTGATGCCGTGATAGATAATAGCTCTTATGCCATATTTTTATGGCGTCTTATTGGCTTTGGTAAAGAGATAAATTTTACTAACTATTTTTGTTTTGGCACTGACACTTTGTATCAAAATTTATATATTTATTTTTTTGATAAGACCTACTGGACACTTAATGAAAAATCACCATACTATTTTATTGACGCAAGAGAAGAGATAAGAAACATCCTAAATTTAGATCATTTAAATGTTCAAAGCAGCTATAAAAAGCCAATTTACGTGAGCTATCACTGTATTTGTGATAAAGAAATAGCTCCAGCAAAGGATAAAATCGAGCTTTACGAGGCTCTTAAGAAGCTAAAATTTGACGCGACGCTTCATATGGTAAAAGATGAGAGTGAGGTTGATGGCAAATTTATAAAGTTTTTAGCGCATGGAATGGGGATGTCTTATAAACTACTTTTACAAAAAGAGCTTCCCAGTATGATGGAGAAAATTTTATCTCAAAAAAACAATAAGAGCAGCAAGAGTATTGAGTATAAATGCGGCGATACGATCTATAAATTTAGTGAAGTCTTAGATCAAATAAATCTTGAAATTTTAGATATTGCTTAG
- a CDS encoding ABC transporter permease, with the protein MKNMQLRMIKSSITGSKVQKTMAFITILLAALLIACMLNITLKIGDQVASELRGYGSNIVVLPRGESLSIEIEGKNFTPLKSQNLLPEADIYKIKEIFWRNNIVAFAPFLEAKVKDEKGIEFAFEGTYFDKNIGLKDEPEFSTGVKSLYGFWGVEGVWPKDESMDEILVGEELSKAKNLKVGDKLSLVGKNGTREVKIVGILKGASDETHKLVGSLKLAGDLSGHANSYTKAEVSAMTIPENDLSLKARRNLDNLDSAEYDKWYCSAYAGSIAFQIEENLPNVSAKASLQVSDAESNIVKKIQSLMGIVSIIALVVSAIGITSLMTSEIYRRKKEIGLLKAIGASNFEIYALFASESLVVAFFAGITGAFLGYALSYVMSYIIFSHGIGIAWIVLPISVAFALLISVVGSLMPMRNVINLLPAEVLYDRK; encoded by the coding sequence ATGAAAAATATGCAACTAAGAATGATAAAAAGCTCGATCACGGGCTCAAAGGTGCAAAAGACGATGGCGTTTATCACTATCTTGCTAGCTGCTCTTTTGATAGCTTGCATGCTAAATATCACGCTTAAAATTGGCGATCAAGTGGCAAGTGAGCTTAGAGGATATGGCTCAAATATCGTCGTTTTACCACGTGGTGAGAGCCTAAGCATCGAGATCGAGGGTAAAAATTTCACTCCACTAAAATCACAAAATTTACTCCCAGAAGCTGATATCTATAAGATAAAAGAGATCTTTTGGAGAAATAACATCGTTGCTTTTGCGCCGTTTTTAGAGGCAAAAGTTAAAGATGAAAAAGGAATTGAATTTGCCTTTGAAGGAACCTATTTTGATAAAAATATCGGTCTAAAAGATGAGCCAGAATTTAGTACAGGCGTTAAGAGTTTGTATGGATTTTGGGGCGTTGAGGGTGTTTGGCCAAAAGATGAAAGTATGGATGAAATTTTAGTTGGCGAAGAACTTTCTAAGGCTAAAAATTTAAAGGTTGGCGACAAGCTTAGTCTTGTGGGCAAAAATGGTACAAGAGAGGTTAAAATAGTTGGAATTTTAAAAGGAGCTAGTGACGAGACACATAAGCTAGTTGGCTCACTAAAGCTTGCTGGAGATCTTTCTGGGCATGCAAACTCATACACAAAGGCTGAAGTCTCAGCTATGACGATCCCAGAAAATGACTTATCGCTAAAAGCAAGAAGAAATTTAGACAATCTTGATAGCGCAGAGTACGATAAATGGTACTGCTCAGCCTATGCAGGATCAATCGCATTTCAGATAGAAGAAAATTTACCAAATGTTAGCGCAAAGGCAAGCCTTCAAGTAAGCGATGCAGAGAGTAACATTGTAAAGAAAATCCAAAGCCTAATGGGCATCGTTAGCATCATCGCTCTTGTGGTTTCAGCTATTGGCATAACGTCGCTAATGACAAGTGAAATTTATCGCCGTAAAAAAGAGATCGGCCTTTTAAAAGCCATAGGTGCTAGTAACTTTGAAATTTATGCCCTTTTTGCTAGCGAGAGCCTTGTAGTAGCCTTTTTTGCAGGTATCACGGGAGCATTTTTAGGATACGCACTAAGCTACGTGATGTCTTACATCATCTTCTCTCACGGTATAGGCATAGCTTGGATAGTGCTGCCAATAAGCGTGGCATTTGCCCTGCTTATCTCAGTCGTTGGCTCGCTAATGCCAATGAGAAACGTCATAAATTTACTACCTGCGGAGGTGCTATATGACCGCAAATAG
- a CDS encoding tetratricopeptide repeat protein, with product MAEEEVVVLKPPGEQAEQETPEEAKAEAPEEIVSLESIASEGVLQDESIPEPIPVKKSNKKLFIIAGVVALVLIILIVVLLVILLKKDKKENIDTASIVKNIENNYQTQNFGASKIDEMINKANQLYERGNKFEALKIYENVAVYNQSLSNYNLGVSQMKQERCDEAIVSFNKAITDRENTAVSAINAAVCSLELNNTKNFNYYIGLADSFLQYENNSPLYSYYYALINYYKGNYYEALQALSHPNTADYKNEYAYLSAKILSLLGDDERAIAKLESQKAFKADFTLAQLYARLGKYDKARDYLTKASKNTPNIDLIKMTEALIDLKTADYGDAAAFIKDVYDYNASLPSKIYKIKTILKPDLFDVSLAQAHFSDDMFFDRTRRYETLFYFAPYKVFDAKQSIEQIRKGGVSVFLDDTSAANDYLSQSAAASKVNAKLSEAIAKALSYRLKEANKEFEELASTYPNHSILQYNLALSYAQLGNFSLAAKHFIASYHQDVNNHLAGIFGAICLDINRNLNPKLIEEIGENLENDKSLKPVNLYASLLSLVNGNQSAMIRWLEEPKEQTMLNLAFDIIIAKITNNDELMVKKADELLKILPNDIIANILNFISKNKEQNVKEYAKAIQIHFNGKQLDSNAFYHGADIIKKQYIKLLQISGLLTRERDKLRTELKNAPKNINLIQTLAYVDIFTNDFEESYKLYNQAIDEFKVNDASTLFLASVAATGAGKVSNAIALLELTKLNDASAIENRIALGLMYQQIDNIKAALIQYNKIGNVEYESEFYDFEIDND from the coding sequence GTGGCTGAAGAAGAGGTTGTAGTTTTAAAACCACCTGGCGAGCAAGCAGAGCAAGAAACACCTGAAGAGGCAAAAGCCGAAGCACCTGAAGAGATCGTCTCGCTTGAGAGTATCGCAAGTGAGGGTGTGCTACAAGATGAGAGCATCCCAGAGCCAATCCCTGTAAAAAAGAGCAATAAAAAGCTCTTTATAATAGCAGGCGTGGTCGCTCTAGTGCTTATCATCTTGATAGTGGTTTTGCTAGTTATCTTGCTAAAGAAAGACAAAAAAGAGAACATAGATACTGCAAGTATCGTAAAAAATATAGAAAACAACTACCAAACGCAAAATTTTGGCGCTTCAAAGATCGATGAAATGATAAATAAAGCCAATCAGCTTTATGAGCGTGGCAATAAATTTGAAGCGTTAAAAATTTATGAAAACGTAGCTGTTTATAACCAGTCTCTCTCAAACTACAACCTCGGTGTTTCGCAGATGAAACAAGAAAGATGTGATGAGGCGATCGTATCTTTTAACAAAGCTATAACCGATAGAGAAAACACGGCGGTTAGTGCGATAAACGCAGCCGTTTGCTCACTTGAGCTAAATAACACTAAAAATTTTAACTACTATATAGGACTTGCTGATTCATTTTTGCAGTATGAAAACAACTCGCCACTTTATAGCTATTACTACGCGCTTATAAACTACTATAAAGGCAACTATTACGAGGCGCTTCAAGCACTTTCTCATCCAAATACTGCAGATTATAAAAACGAATATGCATATTTAAGTGCAAAAATTTTATCACTTCTTGGAGATGATGAGAGAGCAATAGCTAAGCTTGAGAGCCAAAAGGCGTTTAAGGCCGACTTCACGCTAGCACAGCTCTATGCAAGACTTGGCAAATACGATAAAGCAAGGGATTATCTAACAAAAGCTTCTAAAAATACGCCAAATATCGATCTTATCAAGATGACTGAGGCGCTAATTGATCTAAAAACTGCTGACTACGGCGATGCAGCGGCATTTATCAAAGACGTTTACGACTACAATGCTTCTTTACCAAGCAAAATTTATAAGATAAAAACGATACTAAAGCCTGATCTTTTTGATGTCAGCCTAGCTCAGGCACACTTTAGTGATGATATGTTTTTTGATAGAACAAGGCGCTATGAGACGCTTTTCTACTTCGCACCCTACAAGGTCTTTGACGCAAAACAGAGCATCGAGCAGATAAGAAAAGGCGGCGTTAGCGTCTTTTTAGACGATACATCAGCAGCAAACGACTATCTTAGCCAAAGTGCAGCTGCTTCAAAAGTAAATGCAAAACTTAGTGAAGCTATTGCAAAAGCACTAAGCTACCGCTTAAAAGAAGCAAATAAAGAGTTTGAAGAGCTAGCTAGCACTTATCCAAATCACTCTATCTTGCAATACAACCTCGCCCTAAGCTACGCTCAGCTTGGAAATTTTAGCCTTGCAGCAAAGCACTTCATAGCAAGCTATCACCAGGATGTAAATAACCATCTTGCAGGTATTTTTGGGGCGATTTGTCTAGATATAAATAGAAATTTAAACCCAAAACTCATTGAAGAGATCGGCGAAAATTTAGAAAATGACAAGAGTTTAAAGCCTGTAAATTTATACGCCTCGCTTCTAAGCCTGGTTAACGGCAACCAAAGTGCGATGATAAGATGGCTTGAAGAGCCAAAAGAGCAGACAATGCTAAATTTAGCCTTTGATATCATCATCGCAAAAATAACAAACAATGATGAGCTAATGGTAAAAAAAGCTGATGAGCTACTAAAAATTTTGCCAAATGATATTATTGCAAATATCTTAAATTTTATCTCGAAAAACAAAGAGCAAAATGTCAAAGAGTATGCAAAAGCAATACAAATTCACTTTAATGGCAAGCAGCTTGATTCAAACGCTTTCTATCACGGCGCTGATATCATCAAAAAGCAATACATCAAGTTACTTCAAATTTCGGGCCTACTTACAAGAGAGCGTGATAAGTTAAGAACTGAGCTAAAAAATGCTCCAAAGAATATAAATTTAATCCAAACTCTAGCCTATGTCGATATCTTTACAAACGACTTTGAAGAGAGCTATAAACTTTATAATCAGGCAATCGATGAGTTTAAAGTAAATGACGCTAGCACATTATTTTTAGCATCTGTGGCTGCAACAGGAGCTGGAAAAGTATCAAACGCGATCGCACTTTTAGAGCTAACAAAACTAAATGATGCTAGTGCTATCGAAAATAGAATAGCTCTTGGCCTAATGTATCAGCAGATAGACAACATAAAAGCAGCTCTTATACAATACAACAAAATAGGAAATGTTGAGTATGAAAGCGAATTTTACGACTTTGAGATAGATAATGACTGA